One window of Caldisericum exile AZM16c01 genomic DNA carries:
- a CDS encoding copper amine oxidase N-terminal domain-containing protein, whose product MKKTITILLVVLLFNSFLTLPFKANAEDTVSYTVTLKIGSNTVYVNGQPKTIDVAPYIDPKTNRTLVPVRFVAEGLGGAVSWHNREKFVGVLVGNRKVGMFIGKNTAEVSEKPITFDTGLDVNKQVTMDQAPVITNGRTMIPLRFVSESVGADVQWNGETKEITISLSYKPVGFLEPKWGLIFDRYVEVKDSKTLSGFIIPQQAPFVYDPINKAILTYGVGGFRYIEEHISGYKLFPEFRYMKNIYLVKIDALTGILVSYQNIFTNDYPINLEKVGNLRAAYLEYDHGYLYAGGIADTEVYSLSYPSIFEYYEKKNIYPEDIVLYKIEPTTLKVVWKKKYNIQDTFFGNRLVLSYNDRIHYLWIYHAFNLNPPKFSQDGSVIMLTLGTLDLQSGIFDGKKIRGSEWNSALDFAAFLGINTKDGSVRWKTLHDAWDAVAARDGAMRMYGNYVVFLEPPSMSFLSNFNLKPGDSYYSYQYLYIKSIADKIREEIISQYGRLPEPESYNAIGGPYPVRLLAMDINTGKTVWERFFYEINTDFLPDDSFTLPPIVNGVLYLPVSMYDPEVQDFGVELIGIRVTDGKTVMMTHKLHTGSPGTNKRSTMIELLKSFGTPITLNVNGENRTKSYWAFSHADFIIKNNCIIGVKSNFDGTFLAYDTFEEFVNTSQPTENFECRPYVIFSNYVGNRDAGTLFPKEIIFYDGFNQIPTKLPIQTGIKDEGWAPALNITDQVLTQVSDDTLFAKFTHISRGILVGSIIAFNLNK is encoded by the coding sequence ATGAAAAAAACAATTACAATTCTTTTAGTCGTTTTGCTTTTTAATTCATTTTTGACATTGCCTTTTAAGGCTAATGCAGAAGACACAGTCTCTTATACAGTTACATTAAAGATTGGTTCTAATACTGTTTATGTAAATGGACAACCTAAAACTATCGATGTTGCTCCATACATTGACCCTAAAACAAATAGGACTCTTGTTCCTGTAAGATTTGTTGCAGAAGGTCTTGGTGGGGCAGTTTCTTGGCACAATAGGGAAAAGTTTGTTGGCGTTCTTGTTGGCAATAGAAAAGTTGGCATGTTTATTGGGAAAAATACTGCAGAAGTATCAGAAAAACCTATAACTTTTGATACAGGCCTTGATGTGAATAAACAGGTAACAATGGACCAGGCACCAGTTATAACAAATGGAAGAACAATGATTCCTCTTAGGTTTGTTTCTGAATCAGTTGGAGCAGATGTACAGTGGAATGGAGAAACAAAAGAAATAACAATAAGTCTTTCTTATAAACCAGTTGGCTTTCTTGAACCCAAATGGGGGCTTATCTTCGATAGATATGTTGAAGTTAAAGATAGCAAAACTCTTTCAGGTTTCATTATTCCTCAACAGGCACCTTTTGTGTATGACCCTATAAACAAGGCGATACTTACATATGGCGTAGGTGGATTTCGCTACATAGAAGAACATATTTCGGGCTATAAGCTTTTTCCAGAATTTCGGTATATGAAGAACATATACCTTGTTAAAATTGATGCACTTACTGGTATCTTGGTAAGTTATCAAAACATTTTTACAAATGATTATCCAATCAATCTTGAAAAGGTGGGAAATTTAAGAGCTGCATACCTTGAATATGACCATGGATATTTATATGCGGGGGGAATTGCAGACACGGAGGTTTACAGTCTTTCATACCCTTCAATATTCGAATATTATGAAAAGAAAAATATATATCCTGAAGACATTGTGCTATATAAAATTGAGCCTACTACGTTAAAGGTTGTATGGAAAAAGAAATACAACATACAAGATACCTTTTTTGGTAATAGATTGGTTCTCTCTTATAATGACCGTATTCATTATCTATGGATTTATCATGCCTTTAATCTCAACCCACCAAAATTTTCCCAAGATGGAAGCGTAATTATGCTAACACTTGGAACATTGGATCTTCAAAGCGGTATATTTGACGGAAAAAAGATTAGAGGTTCTGAATGGAATTCGGCGCTTGATTTTGCAGCTTTCTTGGGGATCAACACAAAAGATGGAAGTGTGAGATGGAAGACTTTGCATGATGCATGGGATGCAGTTGCAGCAAGAGATGGTGCAATGCGAATGTATGGGAATTATGTAGTTTTTCTCGAACCACCATCAATGTCATTCTTAAGCAACTTTAATCTAAAGCCAGGAGATAGCTATTATTCATATCAATATCTCTACATAAAATCCATTGCAGATAAGATTAGAGAGGAAATTATAAGCCAATATGGGAGGTTGCCGGAGCCAGAAAGCTACAATGCTATAGGTGGACCATATCCTGTGAGGTTACTTGCAATGGATATTAATACTGGTAAGACTGTTTGGGAAAGATTTTTCTATGAAATTAACACAGATTTTCTCCCAGATGATTCGTTTACTCTTCCCCCAATCGTTAACGGTGTTTTATACCTACCAGTTAGTATGTATGACCCTGAAGTGCAAGATTTTGGAGTAGAACTCATAGGAATTAGAGTTACCGATGGGAAAACAGTGATGATGACGCATAAGTTGCATACAGGGTCACCAGGTACTAATAAAAGAAGTACCATGATAGAACTGCTTAAAAGTTTTGGAACGCCAATAACGTTAAATGTAAACGGGGAAAATAGAACAAAGTCTTATTGGGCTTTTAGCCATGCTGATTTTATCATTAAAAACAATTGTATTATTGGAGTAAAATCTAACTTCGATGGGACTTTTTTAGCATACGATACATTTGAAGAATTTGTAAACACATCGCAACCAACAGAAAATTTTGAATGTCGTCCTTATGTGATATTCTCTAATTACGTCGGGAATAGAGATGCAGGTACTCTCTTCCCTAAAGAAATTATTTTCTACGATGGTTTTAACCAAATTCCAACAAAGCTTCCAATACAAACTGGCATAAAGGATGAAGGATGGGCTCCTGCGCTGAATATTACAGACCAAGTTTTAACGCAGGTAAGCGATGATACACTGTTTGCTAAATTTACACATATCTCTAGGGGAATTTTAGTGGGAAGCATTATTGCTTTTAATTTGAATAAGTAG
- a CDS encoding metal-dependent hydrolase, giving the protein MLGFTHLTFALFLEGNTSLPDIALVSFGSLFPDIDTFGILSRAMKSRGRNLKHRGILHTPFIYCVIFGVYYLMFRNFGIMPFIVGTFSHIFLDFTTVEGIPILYPITSRRFHIIGFKTGGMVDISMSFFFLFFFILRLFKFI; this is encoded by the coding sequence ATGCTTGGATTTACGCATTTAACGTTTGCCCTTTTTCTGGAAGGGAATACAAGTCTTCCTGATATTGCACTTGTATCTTTTGGAAGTCTTTTTCCTGATATTGACACATTTGGTATACTTTCGAGAGCAATGAAAAGTAGGGGGAGAAATTTAAAACATAGAGGAATCTTGCATACGCCATTTATTTATTGTGTAATTTTTGGCGTATATTATCTTATGTTTAGAAATTTTGGAATCATGCCTTTTATAGTTGGGACGTTTTCACACATATTTCTTGACTTTACAACAGTTGAGGGAATACCGATTTTATATCCAATTACTTCACGAAGATTCCATATTATTGGGTTTAAAACAGGAGGTATGGTAGATATTAGTATGTCTTTTTTCTTTCTATTTTTCTTTATTTTGAGACTCTTTAAGTTTATTTAA
- a CDS encoding tetratricopeptide repeat protein, whose translation MKDYEIVERLQEIKEKLNVRPYAPILNILFLTYNLLLKNYDTLESHAETLSMDAPTPSSFYELFRGIAYLTKGKYMDANVAFKYALSIDPENHYGYLFKGIVNIKEGKITKELFAKAVTLAPKYEKEILKEITNVEEDEKLKIITSEENISRKEFINILEELDRTAKSDPILKVTLTEAYLRVGEYKNVLPLLENILVNYPNYPHALYLMGRIIDEYLGNHEKASDYFRKTVEINPLCRFAIVPVEEERLFKISELNELKNLYRTEMPIIKFFKEEFNKLKMEMGESQIQGNQSTTSQPQNIQTQKEIFDRTDKITAKIDKTIEEPFETPEQKVELSEEKGQNRIEDLYIGINLLKEKKYEEALKFFLNKLKESQNKEK comes from the coding sequence ACTTAATGTAAGACCTTATGCCCCAATACTCAACATTTTATTTCTTACATACAACCTCTTACTTAAAAATTATGATACACTTGAATCGCATGCAGAAACACTTTCAATGGATGCACCAACGCCATCCTCCTTTTATGAACTCTTTAGAGGTATTGCATACCTTACGAAAGGGAAATACATGGATGCAAATGTTGCATTCAAATATGCCCTAAGTATTGATCCAGAAAATCATTACGGCTATCTATTTAAAGGAATAGTAAATATCAAAGAAGGGAAAATTACAAAAGAACTTTTTGCAAAAGCAGTTACACTTGCTCCAAAATATGAAAAGGAAATCCTAAAAGAAATTACTAATGTAGAGGAAGATGAAAAACTAAAAATAATCACATCTGAGGAAAATATTTCAAGGAAAGAATTTATAAATATTCTTGAAGAACTTGATAGGACAGCAAAATCTGACCCAATTCTTAAAGTAACTCTTACTGAAGCGTATTTAAGAGTAGGAGAATATAAGAATGTCTTGCCACTTCTTGAAAATATCTTAGTAAACTATCCAAACTATCCACATGCTTTGTACCTAATGGGACGTATTATTGATGAATACCTTGGGAATCACGAAAAGGCAAGCGACTACTTCAGAAAAACAGTCGAAATTAATCCCCTCTGTAGATTTGCCATTGTCCCGGTTGAGGAAGAAAGATTATTCAAAATTAGCGAATTAAACGAACTAAAGAATCTATACAGAACCGAAATGCCTATTATTAAATTCTTCAAAGAAGAATTTAATAAATTAAAAATGGAAATGGGTGAATCGCAAATACAAGGAAATCAAAGCACAACTTCCCAACCTCAAAACATACAAACTCAGAAAGAGATTTTTGACAGAACTGATAAAATTACCGCAAAAATAGACAAAACTATTGAGGAACCTTTTGAAACACCTGAGCAAAAAGTAGAGCTTTCAGAAGAAAAGGGCCAAAACAGGATTGAGGATCTTTATATTGGTATAAACCTTCTAAAAGAGAAAAAATACGAAGAAGCCCTAAAGTTTTTCTTAAATAAACTTAAAGAGTCTCAAAATAAAGAAAAATAG